In the Nerophis lumbriciformis linkage group LG18, RoL_Nlum_v2.1, whole genome shotgun sequence genome, CATCCTCTTCGTTATCCTCCTGCTCCTCTTCATCCTCTGACCTTCATCCTGCGTCAGCGGCCTGGAGGTTTGCCGAGTGATGAACATTGCAGAGGTCAAAGggcaaatgtgtgtttttttggggggtttttttctcTGTCTGATCTCGAAAGCAACTCCAGCATCGTTAGTGGCGGACATTTTTTATTGAATAACACTAAAGTCGGTTAATGTTTGCTCTTCGTGTGTAGTTCTCCTCCGTATTTGTGTTGGCTTCAGCACATCACCCTaacagcattaataataataacatttctcaaGACACTCGACACCGTATTAACATGTTTCTGGAAAGTATTACATGTGTGACACTAAGAATAAGAAGTACAATAAAGTGGTGGTGATCACTCGGCAGCTGATCAACAATAAAGTGAAACACACACGATGGCGGACTCGCGTCAATGAGTTAGCAGCATTAGAATGAGAAGTCCGGGGACCGGCTCAGGAGCGGGGCGGGGACCGGGCGGTGACGCGGTCCAGGCTGCCGGTTCGGGTGCCGCGTGAAACTACGCTGGAGACGAGGCGACGCAGGGAGAGACGAGACGCTTGACGTCTGCAGCCGAATCTGCAGGAAACACAATGTACAAGCCTGGGGTCAGaggtcattcattaattgacacacagcagaggtgtccaaattgtcgggggggggggaagctgacatttttaaactaataattagtaataacatacagtacaggacaaaagtttggacacaccttctcattcaatgcaatgttttctttattttcatgactatttacattgtagattgtcacatcaaaactatgaatgaacacatgtggagttatgtacttaacaaaaaaaaggtgaaataactgaaaacctggtttgtattctagtttcttcaaaatagccaccctttgctctgattactgctttgcacactcttggcattctctccatgagcttcaagaggtagtcacctgaaatggttgtcACTTGTGCTTGACCACTTTAAATAGATTTAACtggccaaataaatgatgtggcggaccacattaaaatgacgtatcggaccacaataaatgacgtggcagacctTGTTAAAATTATTtggagggccacataaattacatgaaggaccacattaaatgatgtggcggaccggaTTTGGAGGGCCATTTTAAAACGATTTGGCTGGCCATATAAATGACGTGGTGGAACAGACCACATGAAAAACAATTTTTGGAGGGCCAATTTAAAAAGATTTGGCTGGCCAAACAAATGATGTGGCGTACCAAATTAAGATGATTGATAGGgccactttaaaaatatttgggtGCGCAAATAAATTATGTGGTCGACCACATTAAAATTATATagcagaccacattaaaatgatttgGAGTTCCACATTAAAAAGATTTGGCTGGCCAaacaaatgatgtggcggaccacattaaaataatatggcagacaacattaaaatgatttggagggccactttaaaaagATTTGGCTAGccatataaatgatgtggtggaccacattaaaatgatatggcagatcgcataaaaagtaaaaaaaatgatttggaggGCCACACTTAAAAAAGATTTGGCCGGCCACATAATTCTGTGGCGTGCCAATTTAAATTGTgggacgggccacattaaaatgaagtggtgatccgctgtaaaataatgtggcggacattaaatgacatggcgggcttaaaatgacatggcggaccaCATTTAAATGATTTGGAGGGCCACATTAACATGACCTGGCAGACAACATTAAAATTATTTGGCtggccaaataaatgatgtggcggaccacattaaaatgacgtatcggaccacaataaatgacgtggcggaccttGTTAAAATGATTtggagggccacataaattacgtgaaggaccacattaaattatgtggcggaccggaTTTGGAGGGCCATTTTAAAAAGATTTGGCTGGCCAtataaatgacgtggtggaccaGACCACGTTAAAATGATTTGGGGGGCCACATtaaaaaaagctgacatttttaaactaacaaTTAGTAataatacacagtacaggccaaaggtttggacacaccttctcctcattcaatgcaatgttgtctttattttcatgactatttacattgtagattgtcacatcaaaactatgaatgaacacatgtggagttatgtacttaacaaaaaaaggtgaaataactgaaaacaggttttatattctagtttcttcaaaatagccaccctttgctctgattacttttttgcacactcttggcattctctccatgagcttcaagaggtagtcacctgaaatggttttcacttcacaggtgtgcttgaccactttaaatgatttggCTGGCCAaacaaatgatgtggtggaccattttaaaatgattttgAGGGCTATTAAAATTATTTGGCtggccaaataaatgatgtggcattaaaatgttttagaGGGTGACATTGATgttgcagaccacattaaaatgatttggcgggccagatgaattatgtggcagactacatttaCATGAAATGGCAGATCACATTAATATGATTTGGAGAGCtggccaaataaatgatgtggctgaccacattaaaatgacgtaTCGGACCACAATGAATGACGTGGCAGACCTTGTTAAAATGATTTGGAGGGCCACATAAATTGCGTgaaggaccacattaaattatgtagcGTACCGGATTTGGAGGACCATTTTAAAAAGATTTGGTTGGCCAtataaatgacgtggtggaccaGACCACGTTAAAATGATTTGGCTGGCCAaacaaatgatgtggcggaccaaattAAAATGATTGATAGGGCCACTTTGAAAATATTTGGGTGCTCAAATAAATTATGTGGTCGACCACGTTAAAATGATTTGGAGGGCCACACTTAAAAGATTTAGCTGGCAacataaatgacgtggcggaccacattgaaatTATATGGCAGACAACATTAAAATTACATAGCAGACCACATTATAATGATTTGGAGGGCCACACTTAAAAGATTTGGCTGgcaacataaatgatgtggtggaccacattgaaaTTATATGGCAGACAACATTAAAATTACATAGCAAACCACATTATAATGAATTGGAGGGCCACACTTAAAAGATTTGGCTGgcaacataaatgatgtggcggaccacattgaaatTATATGGCAGACAACATTAAAATTACATAGCAGACCACATTATAATGAATTGGAGGGCCACACTTAAAAGATTTGGCTGGCAACAGAATTCTGTGGCGTGCCAATttaaaattatgggacgggccacattaaaatgaagtgtgtaaaataatgtggtggacattaaatgatatggtgggcttAAAATGAGATGTCGGACAACATTAAAATGATTTGGAGGGCCATATAAATGacttggcggaccacattaaaatgatttgGAGGGCGACTTTAAAAAGATTTGGCTGGccatataaatgatgtggtggaccaaatTAAAATGATTGATAGGGCCACTTTGAAAATATTTCGGTGCTCAAATAAATTATGTGGTCGACCACATTAAAATTACATagcagaccacattaaaatgatttgGAGGGCCacacttaaaatatttggctagcaacataaatgatgtggcgggcttaaaatgatatggcggttaataaaaataatatggcagACACCATTAAAATTATTTGGAGGGCCAGTTTAAAAAGATTTGGCTAGccatataaatgatgtggtggaccacattaaaaacATGGCAGATCACATTAAAATTATTCAGAGGGCCACACTAAAAAGATTTGGCTGGCAACAGAATTCTGTGGTGTGCCAATTTAAAATCATGGGACGGGTCacattaaaatgaagtggtgatccgctgtaaaataatgtggcggacattaaatgacatggtgggcttAAAATTacatggcggaccactttaaaatgATTTGGAGGGTCACATTAACATGATATGGCAGACAACATTAAAATGATTTAGAGTGCCATTATAAAAAGACTTGGCTGGCCATATAAATGacttggcggaccacattaaaattatttggagggccactttaaaaatatttgggtGCTCAAATAAATTATGTGGTCGACCACATTAAAATTACATAGCAGACCACGTTAAAATTATTTGGAGGGTCACACTTAAAAGATTTGGCTGgcaacataaatgatgtggcggaccacgttaaaatAATATGGCAGAGAATATTTAAATGATttggagggccactttaaaaaaaattggctagCCATATAAAGGATGTGGTgaaccacattaaaatgatatggcagatCACATAAAAATTATTCAGAGGGCCACACTTAAAAAAGATTTGGCTGGCGACAGAATTCTGTGGCGTGCCAATTTAAAATTAAtggacgggccacattaaaatgaagtggtgatCCGCTGTATAATATCGTGGcggacattaaatgacatggtggaccacattaaaataaTTTGGAGGGCCACATTAACATGATATGGCAGACAACATTAAAATGATTTGGAGGGCCACTTTCCAAAAATTTGGCTGGCCATATAAATGACTTGGTGGACCACATTTAAAATGACTTGGAGGGCCAGTTTAAAAAAGATTTGGCTGGCCAaacaaatgatgtggcggaccaaaatAAAATGACTGATAGGGACACTTTGAAAATATTTAGGTGCTCAAATAAATTATGTGgtcgaccacataaaataatatggcaGACAACATTAAAATGATTTGGAGGGTCACATTAAAAAGATTTGGCTAGccatataaatgatgtggtggaccacattaaaataaTATGGCAGATCACATTAAAATTATTCAGAGAAAAGATTTGGCTGGTAACAGAATTCTGTGGCGTGCCAATttaaaattatgggacgggccacattaaatgaagtggcggacattAAATTACATGATGGGCTTAAAATGATTTGGAGGGCCACATTAACATTATATGGCAGACAACATTAAAATGATTTGGAGGGCCACATTCAAAAGATTTGGCTGGCCATATAAATGacttggcggaccacattaaaattatttggagggccactttaaaaagATTTGGCTGGCCATATAAATGATGTAGCGGACTACATTAGAATTCTGTGGCGTGGCaaaattatgggacgggccacattaaaatgaagtggtgatctgctgtaaaataatgtggcgggtcacgttataatgatgtggcgggccagatttggcccccaggtTTGAGTGTGAAGCCCATGTCATACAGTACTCACGGCTGAGAAGATTGGAGGTCTTCTCCTATTGgctctctgacattgttattcCCCGAGGGAGGCGGGCTTTGTTTGTTGACTGTAAGAAAAAGGCAGGAGAATATAAGACAAATTAAACCTTGTTAAGAAATAAAATACTGTTTTGGAAAAACCTTCAGAATGATTGAATGAACCATAGCAAAGATTTTGACCTGCTAGTTGAGATGACTTGTGGCGTTTAGGATCAAAAGAAGGATTCTTCTCCCTACGCTCCTCGTGGTCCTGGTTCTGACTTTGTTCTGAAGGGGAATAAGGATTTACAGGCAGTCCTTTGATGGGCGGGGGCTTAAAAAGGACTCGGTTTCCACTCGCAATTTCTCTCCTGCAGGTGTCAGGAGGCGTGACCTGACCAATGTGAGTTTCTTTGATGGGTTCGGTCCACAGGTCCAGTCTATACTGGCTCTGAACCTGCTTCTTAGTGACCACGGGACTCGGCGGTTTCACCGCCCTCGCACCCGTGGCTCCGTCTGCCTGGTGTCCCGCCTCCGGCCTCACGCCGCTGACGTACAGGCTGAGTTTGGGCTTGCAGACCAGGACGCGCGCCACTCGATGGCTCGTCCGCCGTCTCTGCCGGTCCAGGTAGCGGGAGTCCACCTCGGCCTCGGTCTCGTCCTCAAAACGTAGACGCCGACTTGTCGGACTCGATCTTGTCGACACGGACGGCTCACCTGACGCCACGGCCACGCCCCCTGACCTCCGCTGGAGGACTGGACAGAGCTTGGCACTGGACCTGTGGAAACAAGAAGGAATAGGAGGAGGAGCCCCTATCAACTGGATTGATCCAAATATCGATGTCAGtatcatcttaaaactcatttgtatacactagcctttaaatagacccccttttaaaccagttgatctgccgtctcttttctgctctgcctccctctcctgcgtggagaggttatcaggtgaccacagatgacgtgctagctgttcaaagtccagacccagggtggaccactcatctgtgcatcagttggggacgtctctgacttgtctccactcaagataatctcctgctggccccactatggactggactcacactattaactagatccactatggactggactctcacactattaactagatccactatggactggactctcccactattaactagatccactatggactggactctcacactattaactagatccactatggactggagtctcacactattaactagatccactatggactggactctcacactattaaccagatccactatggactggactctcacactattaaccagatccactatggactggactcacactattgactagatccactatggactgcactcacacactattaactagatccactatggactggactctcacactattatgttagatccactatggactggactctcacactattatgttagatccactatggactggactcacactattaactagatccactatggactggactctcacactattatgttagatccactatggactggactctcacactataatgttagatccactatggactggactctcacactattatgttagatccactatggactggactctcacactattatgttagatccactatggactggactctcacagtattatgttagatccactatggactggactctcacactattatgttagatccactatggactggactctcacactattatgttagatccactatggactggactctcactattatgttagatccactatggactggactcgcacactattaactagatccactatggactggactctcactattaactagatccactatggactggactctcacactattatgctagatccactatggactggactctcacactattatgttagatccactatggactagactctcacactattaactagatccactatggactggactctcacactattaactagatccactatggactggactctcacactattaactagatccactatggactggactcgcacactattatgttagatccactatggactggactctcacactataatgttagatccactatggactggactctcacactattatgttagatccactatggactggactctcacactattaactagatccactatggactggactctcacactattatgttagatccactatggactggactctcacactattaactagatccactatggactggaccctcacactattaaccagatccactatggactggactcacactattaactagatccactatggactggactcacacactattaactagatccactatggactggactctcacactattaactagatccactatggactggactctcacactattaaccagatccactatggactggactctcacactattaactagatccactatggactggactcacactattaactagatccactatggactggacttactattaactagatccactatggactggactctcacactattaactagatccactatggactggactctcacactattaactagatccactatggactggactctcacactattaactagatccactatggactggactctcacactactaactagatccactatggactggactctcacactattaactagatccactatggactggactctcacactattaactagatccacttcagactggagtctcacactattaactagatccactatggactggactctcacactattaactggatccactatggactggactctcacactattaactagatccactatggactggactctcacaatattaactagatccactatggactggactcacactattaactagatccactatggactggactcacactattaactagatccactatggactggactcacactattaactagatccactatggactggactcactattaactagatccactatggactggactctcacactatgaactggatccactatggactggactctcacactattaactagatccactcaacgtccattgcaccggtggcCCAGGGGGggttccccacatctgtggtcccctccaaggtttctcattgtcatcccattgggtttgagtttttccttgccctgatgtgggatctgtaccgaggatgtcgttgtggcttgtgcagccctttgagacactcatgatttagggctatataaatacactttgattggttTCTcatgctcggttggtagagtgggcgtgccagcaacttgagggttccaggttcgatccccgcttccgccatcctagtcactgccgttgtgtccttgggcaagacactttacccaccttctcccagtgccacccacactggtttaaatgtaacttagatattgggtcactagagaaaagcgctatataaatataattcacttcacttttgttgTGTTGTTCATATTGTTGCTGTTTATGCATTATTATATTGTTTACAATTTTAGGAAAGAGGTTTTTGGATACAAAGTAAAATTTGAATCGTTCACAAATAGTTTTGTGGATAacaaatattgatatttttcaatataatataatatttgataGTTGTTGTTTGCCTAATTGTGACAATAATCATGATCAATAAATGAGAAGGAATGTGGCCCTGCATATAGGCCtccacggtagaaaatggatggatggatggatatcggaTCTCTGCGGTATTGAGCTCATTGTGGGGGGGTTACCTTAAAACTGACGACCTGTCAATCAAAACACtgacatattttttttgtgtgtgtgtgtgcacttaccATGCGCGTGCGTCCGGGGTCAGCAGGTCATGGTCGGCTCTCAGCGGGACGCGGCCTTGCTTCATCTGAGCGTCGTCCTCGCACTGCCAACCAGCCTTCACACACTCAGGACACACACACCGACCTGGGGGAAGGGAGGCAGTGGCATCATCCTAAAAAGTGATTGGTTGACAAAAAGAAGGATTAAAAGCGAGCGGCTTAATCACGCGACCACGTGACTGATTTGTTATGGCTtgccaaaaaaacaatgaaaattaaataatgtgtattttattttatttaattaaaaaataattaattaaacaaCAATTAATTAAACAAGACAGTTAAATCAAGAAGCGCTTGAGCCCAACCCCCGGACCGGAAGTGACTTCACAAATCCTCGGTAGTTTCCGCTAAGGTTGGACGATACTGCCAATTTTAGCAAACCGATATCAAATGAATACAGGGTCGGTATTGACGATACAGACTACTGTCTTGGACACTTTTCAACACCCTTGAATGACTTTTGCTTTCGATTTGTTGATCATGATTAAGAGCTTAGTAAAAACCCAGGGTTGTTAAGATTTTAGGCATCAAGAAATTGTATCAACAAATTTATTTGTGAACAATTTCACAGTATGATACAATGTAGcaatatcaacaaaataatacaattaggtTCGCACAAAATAAGGTCAATAGCATGGAGGGTAATTTATGTCTGTGTtacgaaactttttttttttttttacactgacatgaTGTCATTGAAATTTTTGCGTCGGACTATGTCATtgaacaaaatgtgtttaaaaaaatgttttaaaactaaTTGTGTAAAAAATCAGAGTAGTTAAATCactgtataaaaaatatatgtaaaaaaaattctgtgctgAAACATTCGTTGCTTCAAAGCTCCAAGAATCACTTCCGGTAAAGGTGATTTAGGCTTAAAAAACCGGAA is a window encoding:
- the kiaa1614 gene encoding uncharacterized protein KIAA1614 homolog; this translates as MKQGRVPLRADHDLLTPDARAWSSAKLCPVLQRRSGGVAVASGEPSVSTRSSPTSRRLRFEDETEAEVDSRYLDRQRRRTSHRVARVLVCKPKLSLYVSGVRPEAGHQADGATGARAVKPPSPVVTKKQVQSQYRLDLWTEPIKETHIGQVTPPDTCRREIASGNRVLFKPPPIKGLPVNPYSPSEQSQNQDHEERREKNPSFDPKRHKSSQLAVNKQSPPPSGNNNVREPIGEDLQSSQPFGCRRQASRLSLRRLVSSVVSRGTRTGSLDRVTARSPPRS